A stretch of DNA from Cryptomeria japonica chromosome 4, Sugi_1.0, whole genome shotgun sequence:
GTGTCCCTCTTTGGAAGAAGAATCTGAGCTTGCAAAATAGAAGTGATCTATCCCAGTTGTGAGAGAAATACCGAAACCCAGAGCTTGGGTGCCCACCATCAAGAGTGAAATGTATGCAGCTGCTTGTGCATTGTGCAGAACATACATCAGTTGACTCGCTATACAGGCAGTTGCAAGGCAGAGAGACAAAATGTTGAGCACTGGCTCCAAAATTCTGCGAGGAATAGCTTCTGCTGTCTCTCCAATGTACAAGATTTGTCCTGTATGGAACTGCACTGGCTTGAAATAGATCGGATCGCTCTCTGTTCTGTTGCTCCAGATTGACACTTTGACAGACCTATCTATCAAAAGCTTGAAATTAGTTGGTGGGTATTgtaaatttagttcaattttacAATCCAGACCATCTTCTACATCAATACTGGTATTGCTGTGAAGAATTTCTCTCTGATCCCGACTATCCCGGCAGCCTACAAGATTCATCTGGCCTCCTTGCGGATAGTACACACCCTCGATGGATAGCTTAAACAATGTAGAAAAAAATCCGTCCAATTTGAGCTGTGCTGCCACTTTGAGAAACGGCCTTTCCTCTTGAGAGATTTGCTGttgcttcaagttcaaggggcacGATTGTCTTGCATAGTTAAAACCATGTCATGTATCTTATAAATCCATCCCCACAAACTTGTCCATAGCTATGATATCCAAATTCATCATAGGATTTGAGTTTACTCCGCTCGAAGCGATGGTTGAATGCACTGAAAGATCTCTACCCAAGACATAAAAACAATCCCTCGATTGTCCTATTTCCTTCCAGGGATACTTGAATAGATGCCACCGTATCAGATTACCCAGACTCTTTGAATTTTTTCTCTCCAAGACAGACTCTGCAATATTATTCTTGGCGTAATGGTATGACATTTCACCGTAGAGACCATAAGGCAGAGATATACGAGGCTGTATTGGGTGCTCAAAGGAAAGAGGATAAAAGGCCTTGGAGTCCCTATGAATGCTAGATATAAAACCCACTACCATATTGCGCTGCTTGAGTGAAAGAGATTTTGGAATGTAGAGACAGACTAGAAAATCACAAGTAGGGGTAGGGGTAGATGCAAAGCATCCCACCATACAAATCTTATCTGGGGATGCTTTTCTACATTTTCCTTGGATCCACATTGTGTTTTGGTCCTCTCGGACTGATTCTAATCCAGATCTCCCGGTGTTGTCTACTTCAGGCACAACACCAGTAGTTGCACTGATATTGATATCTGAATTTTCAACGAATTTAAAGCATTGAAAACTTCGAATAATAATCCCGCAGTTGCTGAAGCCCTCTTGATTGGAGAAAGGACCAACCCTGTTACAATACTCTACTGGGCCCTTGCATTGCCAATTTGGTATTCCCTCCAAAGTCCAATACTCCAATATTGACCTTATTAATTCGCAGCATTGAGTTTTCCCCTTGTACAATTCCAGATCTGTGAATTTATTTTCATGAACCTCAGCACTGCAGGCACTTTCCACCATGCTGTCTGTAATGAATTTGCAGGGCGGCGAGTAATCCAATGGGAAGTTAACATCGACGGGATCAAAGAACATGGGATGATCTGAAACATGGAAGCTTGCCAATCGCCCAACAATCTTTGCACGGGTTAGCCCATTGCTAGGCGGAATCTGCAGGCGAAGtagaattttatcattttcaaccaaagAAGGCCCAGACCATTCCGAGCGAACAGAAACATTACTATGCCGCAGGGCCATCTTCGCTCGACCCAACGTACACAGCTTCTGATCTCCGCTATTTGTTTCTGCATAGATTCTCTGGAAGTATATGCAAAGATCAGTTATGCCCGGCTGATTTTCAGAGTCTATCCAGGTCTTACTATTGGATATGTGCAAGCATAGAGATGCGGTGAGATTCGCAACTTTGGTTTTGCGTTCAGCCTGGAAATCTGAGCTGTGGTTGATTAGTAATAAAGAAGCCACTTTGAAAATGTTGTCCTCCTTTCCGGAATGTAAAGACAAAAGAGGCACAGATCCCTTCTGCTCCCATTCTCCAGAAAATCGAAGAGATAGTTCCCTTGGAAACCACAACTTCCATCAAGCGGATATGAAGATGCTTCACTTGCAACAACAGTACAGTGCTCCTTAACTTCTGAAAAGCGATCGGAGGTCCCTGCCAACATAGGCTCTTATTCGATCCTCATTTTGCCCACAGAAGGTGAGCTCCAGGAAAGTCTGGCATATTCCAGAAGCAGGTGAGCAACTCCCAAGATGAGGATGAAGACCATTACCTGAGCTTGACGATGACTTTTAACCTGCATTTTCTTCAACATGGAGGGCACCATATTGAAAAATCTCAAAGAGCAAACGGCCTCAACACAGGGGATGTGCACTTAGAATGTCTTTAATGGATCGATTTCTTGCTGAGCAAGCTATGGATTTGAGGGAAGCAACAGCTGCATTATTCTAATTTTCCACCTTAATTGACAAATAAAAATCATAATCGCTTGAGAATTTTTAATCAGATTACAATACGATAATGCTGATAATAAAATATCAGAACAATTTCTGCTGGTGGGCTTCACATATGAGATTGATAATTTTGACTGGTTTTCGATTGTTGAGAACAAATATTTAAAACAGGGTTCATCCTGCGATGCGAAAGACGAAATAACAGAATATTGAAACGACCAGGACTATGTTTGAGCGGGACTTTTTTAACGTACTAAGCACGGCACTTCCGCGGGAAACGGCGGCATATTTGAGAAGATGATTCCAGTCATATTAATTGAGTCTACCAATATAAAATTTTCCGGAAGTTCCTATtgagggattttttttttaaatggagaaGGTGCTGCTCACAttattttaggaatattttaaaattGATGGTTTTATGATTACAGTTCAGCTGGTGGTAATCTCAGAAAAAatgttataaataaaaaattaataaattaatgtcATTTTTTTACCTATTTTTTCTGAGggaaatctaaaatattaattaattgacaaGTGACAAAAAAATTCTTAAGCTTGTGGGGCAATTTCTATCCCCACCAAATTGCACCCCCTGAAATATGTAGTCCTAAAAAGTAGAGGCTtttttcaagaaaaagattggaaaacataattttttttattcatgggACCTCCCGCTCTATGAAAATATATCTCAAAGCCCTCCATAAGATCTTATTGTAACTCTTTTTTAAGATAAGGGGTCTTATGGAATCACTAACTATTTTTTTATAGTTTTAAGTAAAGACTATTTTTTAGGTTTTGAAATTTCAATTATGATGGAGAAGGTTGAATTTACAAAATAGCTATTTAATTATATAGTTGTTTGtgatattttaattttgatattgataattaaaaatatttataaattatacaattaatataaataaaaaatcatgagATCATTAGTTTCAAAATAAAATCTCTTAAAATATtagaatgaaaaaaaaatataaaatcattaatttcaaaatatatatatttttaaatgtttgAATAATGCATATATTTAAAATTTAGCTAAAAATTACATTTTAGTCGATTACAATAGCATAACAACAATAAACATAAGATACGTGTAAAGACGTCTCTGGTGCTCAATGTTCTCTTGGCCCTTGCACGAGGCCCCTAGCAAACTAGAATCCGAAAGTCAGATGGCATCTTGGTGCAACATGAATACATCTAACTCACATATCACATATGACAATATAGTCCTATATTCATGATGTGGTAGGAGGTAAGAAGAAAACAAGAGTAGTAAACTATTGTAATTACTTTGGCCAAATTTTTTACCGACTACGAGTAGATAAACCAAGTGTCAAGGTTTACCCTCCCCCATTTCCCCATATTCGACACCCACCCATAATTTACATCTTTTCTATCctaaaactaaaaaatatattaaaaaaataaaaataaaattgaataaatcaaatctACCCCTTTTGGTACCTAATCTA
This window harbors:
- the LOC131874997 gene encoding uncharacterized protein LOC131874997 gives rise to the protein MVPSMLKKMQVKSHRQAQLWFPRELSLRFSGEWEQKGSVPLLSLHSGKEDNIFKVASLLLINHSSDFQAERKTKVANLTASLCLHISNSKTWIDSENQPGITDLCIYFQRIYAETNSGDQKLCTLGRAKMALRHSNVSVRSEWSGPSLVENDKILLRLQIPPSNGLTRAKIVGRLASFHVSDHPMFFDPVDVNFPLDYSPPCKFITDSMVESACSAEVHENKFTDLELYKGKTQCCELIRSILEYWTLEGIPNWQCKGPVEYCNRVGPFSNQEGFSNCGIIIRSFQCFKFVENSDINISATTGVVPEVDNTGRSGLESVREDQNTMWIQGKCRKASPDKICMVGCFASTPTPTCDFLVCLYIPKSLSLKQRNMVVGFISSIHRDSKAFYPLSFEHPIQPRISLPYGLYGEMSYHYAKNNIAESVLERKNSKSLGNLIRWHLFKYPWKEIGQSRDCFYVLGRDLSVHSTIASSGVNSNPMMNLDIIAMDKQSCPLNLKQQQISQEERPFLKVAAQLKLDGFFSTLFKLSIEGVYYPQGGQMNLVGCRDSRDQREILHSNTSIDVEDGLDCKIELNLQYPPTNFKLLIDRSVKVSIWSNRTESDPIYFKPVQFHTGQILYIGETAEAIPRRILEPVLNILSLCLATACIASQLMYVLHNAQAAAYISLLMVGTQALGFGISLTTGIDHFYFASSDSSSKEGHYTCSMEENLSSLFDVLINAMLLIAFTFTVRLFYTVWQSRLRLSKVPSEKWVLLWCGVMYAIGFVIEICIAISKPYCNTVTRFGGRAHVKIDWKEIVRPYVGLFQDFFCFLKFCGFLNGNITHENVRFGSISAVVFATIVYLRQTGSKDKGLRK